Proteins from a single region of Pogoniulus pusillus isolate bPogPus1 chromosome 23, bPogPus1.pri, whole genome shotgun sequence:
- the OTUD1 gene encoding OTU domain-containing protein 1, whose protein sequence is MQLYSSVITHYPAGGTAAAATAAATAPSTAGVFKVSLSSGPPSAEAPNAAGAAGPTPTTESPAEDSFVPGEGSSSSNAAAMPAFSSCLEVMPTGTAAGPGSRSASGPQYSSCAQVTVSRRRPLERIVPIRIVQRTEAPGELVPASPRSRALLEGILESMRQAGGNGEAAALPPPAEEPSNRSLRLSEHCQALQAAAAGAQPGLVPGCRSAERSGSQAQPVAGPSPEEEEEDGGNPDVRRGLGGRPERSEKLALYLAEVEKQDKYLRQKGRFRFHIIPDGNCLYRAVCKAVYGDQRLHGELREQTVHYIADHLDHFNPIIEGDVGEFLIGAAQDGAWAGYPELLAMGQMLNVNIHLTTGGRPESPTVSTMVHYLGPEDPTRPSIWLSWLSNGHYDAVLDRVCPNPEYEAWCRQTQVQRRRDEELAKSMAVSLSKMYIEQNACS, encoded by the coding sequence ATGCAGCTTTACAGTTCCGTGATCACCCACTACCCAGCAGGCGGGACAGCCGCAGCAGCAACTGCCGCTGCCACCGCGCCGAGCACTGCCGGTGTCTTCAAGGTTTCCCTGTCATCGGGACCGCCTTCCGCAGAAGCACCGAACGCTGCTGGCGCCGCGGGCCCTACCCCGACCACCGAGAGTCCCGCCGAAGACAGCTTCGTTCCCggggaaggaagcagcagcagcaacgcCGCCGCCATGCCCGCCTTCTCCTCCTGTCTAGAGGTGATGCCCACCGGCACCGCAGCGGGCCCCGGCAGCCGGTCGGCGAGCGGCCCGCAATACAGCTCCTGTGCCCAGGTCACCGTCAGCCGCCGGCGGCCGCTGGAGCGGATTGTACCCATCCGGATCGTGCAGCGAACCGAGGCCCCCGGCGAACTGGTACCGGCCTCGCCCCGCAGCCGCGCCTTGCTGGAGGGCATCCTAGAGAGCATGCGGCAGGCCGGGGGCAATGGCGAGGCCGCCGCGCTGCCGCCGCCCGCCGAGGAGCCCAGCAACCGCAGCCTGCGCCTCAGCGAACACTGCCAGGCGCTGCAGGCGGCGGCCGCCGGCGCCCAGCCCGGGCTGGTCCCCGGTTGTCGCTCGGCGGAGAGAAGCGGCTCCCAGGCGCAGCCCGTCGCCGGTCCCTCgcccgaggaggaggaggaggacgggGGCAACCCTGATGTGCGCAGAGGGCTGGGAGGCAGGCCGGAGCGCAGCGAGAAGCTGGCGCTGTACCTGGCCGAGGTGGAAAAGCAGGACAAGTACTTGCGGCAGAAAGGTCGCTTCCGCTTCCACATCATCCCCGACGGGAACTGTCTGTACCGCGCCGTCTGCAAGGCGGTGTATGGGGACCAGCGGCTGCACGGCGAACTCCGTGAGCAAACCGTGCACTATATCGCCGATCACCTGGACCACTTCAACCCCATCATCGAGGGCGACGTAGGAGAATTCCTGATCGGGGCCGCCCAAGACGGTGCTTGGGCCGGTTACCCGGAGCTGCTGGCCATGGGGCAAATGCTGAACGTGAACATCCACCTCACCACGGGCGGCCGGCCCGAGAGCCCCACCGTCTCCACCATGGTTCACTACCTGGGACCCGAGGATCCCACACGGCCCAGTATCTGGCTGAGCTGGCTTAGCAACGGGCACTACGATGCCGTGCTGGACCGCGTGTGCCCCAACCCGGAGTACGAGGCGTGGTGCAGACAGACTCAGGTACAGCGCAGGCGGGATGAGGAGCTGGCCAAGTCCATGGCAGTGTCCTTGTCCAAGATGTACATTGAGCAGAATGCCTGCTCATGA